In Apium graveolens cultivar Ventura chromosome 10, ASM990537v1, whole genome shotgun sequence, the following are encoded in one genomic region:
- the LOC141691824 gene encoding calmodulin-binding protein 25-like, with product MDMFDANEWEDIKEWVNETLTSKDTVPDGAVVKSPSVSGSDPDGSGARRRIIGTCKGKIAKRRSRASPKARTTFIAADPENFKNMVQEVTGLKVGNGQVAVAPVLKPEPQRLVDRVPGSWPTLDSSAYMVGGAQQHGVGPAYSVPVDGGNGGGGGGGGGFCFQSFDFPS from the coding sequence ATGGATATGTTTGACGCTAATGAATGGGAGGATATCAAAGAATGGGTTAACGAGACTTTGACAAGCAAGGACACTGTGCCTGATGGAGCGGTGGTGAAGAGTCCGAGTGTTTCTGGATCCGACCCGGATGGTAGTGGTGCTAGGCGCAGGATTATTGGGACTTGTAAGGGAAAGATAGCCAAGCGGAGGTCACGTGCGTCGCCCAAGGCTAGGACCACGTTTATAGCGGCCGACCCGGAGAATTTTAAGAACATGGTTCAGGAAGTCACTGGGCTTAAGGTTGGTAACGGCCAGGTGGCAGTTGCGCCGGTGCTGAAACCGGAGCCGCAGAGGTTGGTTGATAGGGTTCCTGGGAGCTGGCCCACGCTTGATTCTTCAGCTTATATGGTTGGTGGTGCTCAGCAGCATGGTGTGGGTCCTGCCTACTCGGTGCCGGTTGATGGCGGTAATGGTGGCGGCGGAGGAGGAGGCGGAGGGTTCTGTTTCCAGTCTTTTGATTTTCCGTCGTGA